In Runella sp. SP2, the genomic window AAAAACGCTTTAAACAACTCAGTTACATCCGTTTCAGCGGGAACAGTCCGCATCAAGTCAGTGCCAATTTTGGCCGCCTCGTTGGCGTCCAAACCCACCAGTTGCGTCGCCGACATTACCCGTAGCTCGGGCGTATTTTTCGCTCCTGTTAAGTCGATTAGCATTTTTTTCGATTTTTCGCTGCCCATCGCCGATAAAGCCACTAATACTGCTTTTTTGACGGGTTTTTCACCTTGTTGAACCAAACCCAACAATTGCTCGCTCAATTCTTCCATTTTCCACAGTCCAATCAACCGAATGGCAGTTGTTGCCGTAGCTTCTTCGTCGCTCTTCACAAACTCCATAATACGGCCTAATCCACTGGTAGGCTGTATTTTCCGTTGCTGAGCTGCCTCGGCCAATGCCCCTAAACGCGCTGCTGTTTGTTTATCACGCGAGGCATTACCCTGTACCGAAATATCAAAAAGTGTATTCAATTCGGGCACTTTCCCCCATTTTGCTATCGAGTTAAGCGCATCCTTTTGGTATTCTTCGGGTACTTGTCCCTTTTGGTACAGTTGAGTCAAAATCACCACCGCATCCGCGTTGTTAACCGATTTTAGGGCAAATGAAGTTTTCTTGGCGTCGCCCAAAAAGTTCGGCTCCGATTTGAGGCGAGGTAGCCACTGAGGTTGCAATTCGCGTACGGTTTCCCACAGGGCAAAATCCAAAAATTCATCCATCGAGTTATCCAATACGGCCAAGGCTTTTTGAGCAGCTTCTGCGTTTTTCAGCTTTCGTAGGGCAATGACGGCTTCCAATCGTACGCGCGGATGGGTGTCTTTTACGGCGTTTGCCAACACTCCTGCCTCGTCTTTTACTTTACCATGCCATAGCTGAAATGCCCGAATCGCCGCTGCACGGGCGTTGTGGTTTTCGGCTTTGAGGAGCGTCAACAACACCGACTCATTGACGGTATCCAGTGTTTGATATGTCCACAGCGCTTCCAACAACAAATGCTCATAATTGGGATCTTTTTTGTCCAATTTATTCACCCATTGTTCAAGGGCAGGAATCACCTCTTTCGCTCCACGACTTTTGAGGACTTGTTTGGCTTGAAGCCGTGTCCAATCTTCTGGTTGGCGAAGTACCTCCAAGAGTTCATTCACCGAAGCTTTGGTCAGTTGTGGTTTCTTGACCAACGGACGGTTTTTGGCCACAATCCGCCAAATCCGACCGTGTTCTTGGTCACGGCGCGGATCATGGAAATCAACTTCGCCGTGCTGAATAATGGGGTTATACCAGTCGGCAACGTAAATAGCGCCATCGGGCCCTACCGAAATATCCACGGGTCGAAACGCCACATTATCGGTCCAAAGCAGGTCTTCCACTTGTTTGGAAACAAACCCGCTGCCTTGTTCTTCCAATTTAAACCGATTGATACGGTTGGCACGAAAATCATTGGTAATCAACGACCCAGCCCACGATTCGGGTAAGTGCCGTCCTGAAATAATATCCAAGCCGCTGTGCTTAGGTTGGCCTGGATTGAGTCCTCTTAAAATACGTTCAGCTCCAGGTGCTGTCACAAACGTAGCGCCAGGAAAAGCGTAGTTAATTCCCTCATTTCCTGCTCCGTCCGTTAAAAATGACGAACCCCAACGCGAAAACTGCAAGCCCCACGGATTGATAAGCCCTTTGGCATAAATATCGAGGTCGAGTTGTTGAGGGCGCAATTGCCACACTCCTCCCCCTTCAAGTCGTTTAATCCCCGAAGGCGTTTCAACGTGGCTGTAGATATAAATGGATTGGTTGAAATACATGCTTCCTTCGGGTCCCCAACGGAAGGTATGAATCAGGTGGTGCGTATCGGCGGTTCCGAATCCACTCAAAATACGGCGTCGTTTATCGGCTTTGCCATCTCCATCGGTATCGGCAAAGTGCAAAATTTCAGTCGAGTTGGCCACATATACACCTCCATCTCCTGGCAAAATACCCGTGGGGGTCAAAAGTCCTTCGGCAAAGATAGTTGACTTGTCCGCTTTGCCATCCCCGTCGGTATCTTCCAACACAAACACTTTGTCGTTGGCTTGTTCCCCCGTTTTTAGGTGAGGATAGGCAGTGCTACTTACTACCCAGAGTCGCCCCTCGGAATCCCAGTTCATCTGAATGGGCTTTGCTACCAATGGCTCGGCCGCAAAAAGGGTTACTTCAAAACCATCGGCTATTTTGAACGATTCGAGTTCTTTTTGAACGTCAGGGTTTGGAACATCCCAGTTTTTATCTTGATTTACCAAAGCGGTTGTCAAAACAACAACGGGCAGAAGCAAGGTTTTTCGCAACAACGAAATAGTTTTATTAATTGTAGTACGTTGCATAATCTATGAAATAGTGGAGATTCGAGTTTTGATTTTACTGTTTCGGGTTTCTTGTTTAGGGTTTCGGGTTTCCTATTTTTCCCAATAACCAATCACAAATAACCAATACCTATTTCAAAAGGGTTAATTGGTACGTAACAGGTTTAGGTTGGTTGGCGGTGGCAATTTGCGCTTCTAGCCACGTAATGAGGTAATTTTGCTCCTCCAACCCCTTTTTATGCCGCCCTTGCTCGTACGAACGAAAGCCCAAAATGTACGTTTGGTTCAAGGGTCGGTATTGGTAAAAAAACAGTTCTTCCTTTTTAACAATGTTCTTTTTCAGTTCTTCGGCTTGGACAAAAGCAGGCCCTTGTCGAATAACAACACCCTCTTCCCACTGTTTTGCCG contains:
- a CDS encoding PVC-type heme-binding CxxCH protein, with amino-acid sequence MQRTTINKTISLLRKTLLLPVVVLTTALVNQDKNWDVPNPDVQKELESFKIADGFEVTLFAAEPLVAKPIQMNWDSEGRLWVVSSTAYPHLKTGEQANDKVFVLEDTDGDGKADKSTIFAEGLLTPTGILPGDGGVYVANSTEILHFADTDGDGKADKRRRILSGFGTADTHHLIHTFRWGPEGSMYFNQSIYIYSHVETPSGIKRLEGGGVWQLRPQQLDLDIYAKGLINPWGLQFSRWGSSFLTDGAGNEGINYAFPGATFVTAPGAERILRGLNPGQPKHSGLDIISGRHLPESWAGSLITNDFRANRINRFKLEEQGSGFVSKQVEDLLWTDNVAFRPVDISVGPDGAIYVADWYNPIIQHGEVDFHDPRRDQEHGRIWRIVAKNRPLVKKPQLTKASVNELLEVLRQPEDWTRLQAKQVLKSRGAKEVIPALEQWVNKLDKKDPNYEHLLLEALWTYQTLDTVNESVLLTLLKAENHNARAAAIRAFQLWHGKVKDEAGVLANAVKDTHPRVRLEAVIALRKLKNAEAAQKALAVLDNSMDEFLDFALWETVRELQPQWLPRLKSEPNFLGDAKKTSFALKSVNNADAVVILTQLYQKGQVPEEYQKDALNSIAKWGKVPELNTLFDISVQGNASRDKQTAARLGALAEAAQQRKIQPTSGLGRIMEFVKSDEEATATTAIRLIGLWKMEELSEQLLGLVQQGEKPVKKAVLVALSAMGSEKSKKMLIDLTGAKNTPELRVMSATQLVGLDANEAAKIGTDLMRTVPAETDVTELFKAFFATKTATEALSEAINTRKIPENFAKIGRQLMGRNIPWTRRRADDVVQLEKALESSGGTLPVEKMPQQLNDREITALAKTVVETADPALGEKVFRKSELLCQTCHAIGGAGGRIGPDLSSLGTSSPVETIIRSVLYPTLSIKEGYELQRIVKKDGSEMMAYLVSNGTSEVVVRDVAGQEISMAKNQISTIEKTPGSLMPASLTAGLDKKEFVDLIGFLSKMGGQYRVPTTRFVRRWNTALGSKELTRKVAEEGGLFVAKDKGKVINMPIYSKVSGSLPLDELPVVEGGAGKRFSFVRFNLEVVNKGNVELALNSVAGVSAWVDAKPMKMSPTGISCELTKGIHSFTIAIDRNAFKENSISVQVLDDQNGAAQLRLMMDM